From Candidatus Nomurabacteria bacterium, one genomic window encodes:
- a CDS encoding rRNA pseudouridine synthase — translation MEFPMRINKYLAHTGVASRREADELIAKGKVKVNGKVAEMGQQVQETDSVEVTGKTKPKTYLAYYKGRGVITHSPAEGETDIAGRLAKDFGITHVSPVGRLDKDSEGLIILSNDGRITGPMLDPEAGHEKEYDVTVDKKVSGMFLRAMQNGVDIEGYRTKTAHLVANDRNDKRFTIVLTEGKKHQIRRMCAALGYQVQSLKRVRIMNIEMGKLKPNQYRKIQGSKLATFLRELDLAA, via the coding sequence ATGGAATTCCCAATGCGAATCAACAAATACCTTGCACACACCGGTGTTGCATCTCGTCGTGAAGCGGACGAGCTCATTGCCAAAGGCAAGGTCAAAGTAAACGGCAAAGTCGCTGAAATGGGACAACAGGTACAGGAGACTGATTCGGTCGAAGTAACCGGTAAGACCAAACCGAAGACCTACCTCGCCTACTACAAAGGCCGTGGTGTTATTACCCATTCCCCAGCTGAGGGCGAAACTGATATCGCCGGCCGACTCGCGAAGGATTTTGGCATTACCCACGTGTCGCCAGTCGGCCGGCTCGACAAAGACTCTGAAGGTCTCATTATCCTTTCAAATGATGGTCGGATCACTGGTCCAATGCTTGATCCTGAGGCTGGTCATGAAAAAGAATACGATGTCACTGTCGACAAAAAGGTCTCTGGCATGTTTCTTCGAGCCATGCAAAACGGAGTTGATATTGAAGGCTACCGCACAAAAACAGCACACCTAGTAGCCAATGACCGCAATGACAAGCGCTTCACCATCGTACTTACCGAAGGCAAGAAGCATCAGATCCGCCGTATGTGCGCTGCACTTGGCTATCAAGTACAGTCACTCAAGCGAGTACGGATCATGAACATTGAAATGGGTAAACTAAAGCCAAATCAATATCGAAAGATCCAAGGGAGTAAGCTCGCTACCTTCCTCAGAGAACTCGATCTAGCTGCATAA
- a CDS encoding sigma-70 family RNA polymerase sigma factor has protein sequence MEQPLTLPPSDEELVQKTLEDKETFGELVDRYQAKLTRYITRLGVRDPEDQMDVLQEIFLKVYRNLNGFDPSLQFSSWIYRIAHNEAISWYRKKNVRPEGHLIADSEEIISFISSKEDAQDVSFDKEINAERVKEALAQIDEKYREVIILRFFEHKEYEEISDILQIPVGSVGTLLHRGKKQLASVLNQEAIRI, from the coding sequence ATGGAACAACCACTGACATTACCACCAAGCGATGAAGAACTGGTGCAAAAGACGTTGGAGGACAAGGAGACCTTCGGCGAATTGGTTGACCGCTATCAGGCAAAGTTAACGCGGTATATTACGCGTCTTGGTGTTCGTGATCCTGAAGATCAGATGGATGTGTTACAGGAGATCTTCCTGAAGGTCTATCGAAATCTCAATGGTTTTGATCCCTCTTTGCAATTTTCTTCCTGGATCTACCGTATTGCACACAATGAAGCGATCAGCTGGTACCGCAAGAAGAATGTGCGACCAGAAGGACATCTCATCGCTGATAGTGAGGAGATCATCTCTTTCATTAGCTCAAAGGAAGATGCGCAGGACGTCAGTTTTGATAAAGAGATCAATGCAGAGCGCGTAAAGGAGGCGTTGGCACAGATCGATGAAAAGTACCGCGAAGTCATTATTTTGCGCTTCTTCGAGCACAAGGAGTACGAGGAGATATCTGATATTTTGCAAATTCCTGTGGGTTCGGTTGGAACTTTGCTACATCGCGGCAAAAAACAGCTGGCAAGTGTTTTAAATCAAGAAGCTATACGTATATAA
- a CDS encoding DUF4114 domain-containing protein, whose product MNNSFIFSRRTITARVYAIVTIVSLLLSAFPASFFVAEAAVGPTIEPQEEPVTVFVTGEEVPFTADDNGFADGQTVYVSLASSNGGVFSTGNNGGACTSDFDKTSITIASNKSTASFCYKNDTAGSDTITATFSSDGETDVIVTYDVTLVTAPGYFCKAEGNEGFHKQTLNPAEAQELHDGDDAGLIGPGVNEHNIIPPFGDFPGYNWDAAGEAIFGNDCVEPVVIDVCPNIDGPQSEVPADHHIDQAGNCVEDQQPPEKVDNTCLLPDGDFEAFTRGPILYPAEDTLEEIFAAAGYGSVDVDNEQMSTETWSLESLDTDTVTLKVTVLGKQAGNTQTFGYYAAGNTGSFVSLLSVPTAVVGDSVEVEIPGQTIGFGLMTVGNPSGSWYSEFDLNSGDQDNLAVYNPEENVYLLAFEDRPESHEGYDNDHNDLVLKVEVLECTEGPGECVPERYVFADNVGSSNQGLTKGGAAVAVNRSNPEDATGDPDWTSGGSTGFYSLGFGGWIIVSFDKYVVNVEGNDLSIHEATNGTYPLEKARVEVSQNGSEWHVLSEEAHNDSSEGGDGVTLLDFDETGLSWIKYVLITDTTDPSLHGNDADGFDLDTVDATYVVCDEPEPDPEMIAIHTYKVVCTDEADLPNWNTVQNGAPTITGNTAADWVAEHDSCRLVEGWQFQWAPYGTSNPGDALYGAAGGNWSTPFTGTTNILLSDLNDQNKLWMREVLEEDYIPFTFASEGSKNINDVTAEFYCHLDGLNYDNYDRIDGVEADGEYYCVAWNAPVEPDVEFGPYCGDGVVQGWEQCDEGSATDTCTAYCTNQCTDNLQLVKITLDPQAPESDSFDGMIYLGSESNPIPNGTWFNFAEVGDAAANHTALAATGLAVERTATDLVLAVEGGNANNHFDYVFGSIETLGIDLGAADRSPITGWPLENTGSYVDVFDVDEDTDSVDFKFWLTTGDDAASVAVNAGEAFDCPECNAEVEARIVLQDGEEIMNGGEGNLLPQVILGDGSTVPFGEWFKLSEANPGPSATWIDDAETVTNYPSPADLDGLFVSREGNGQVKVALYGFHNPGGDVNYESLRATIEFNDASVASAAQIPGDFKLENHPEDDLVLSNDNFDSFAVAGDSMSVDFDFWVDTAADGITITLDEDSVATCDEDTDPKDPEPDTFIIDGKKYGVDGEIATGLAGWTINLTDGDEIIMSTTTDETGYYYFVVEEGYYEVHEAMQTDWVQVEVDENGYPVDTDSDLEHCSFEVYEYDYLYARVTEQLVQVAPNGYDCDFYNEYVGDDEPEDVLGCTDPDALNYVENATLGNKDAENCNYSDDGDNEEEPGDQTGTRTRRPAPEGQVLGATTQCPFLEDYMQIGWENDPWEVTKLQLFLSAFRSLFGGGEQPVTGVFDRTTDANVKAFQEYFRSEVLDPWYVKGIVPHDQPTGFVYKTTRWKINDIICPGWEAYPSFDGENLQSNVDID is encoded by the coding sequence ATGAATAATTCATTTATTTTTTCGCGACGGACAATTACTGCGCGTGTGTACGCAATTGTTACGATCGTGTCTTTACTATTGAGCGCTTTTCCAGCGTCTTTTTTTGTCGCTGAAGCGGCAGTTGGCCCAACAATTGAGCCGCAAGAAGAACCGGTAACGGTGTTCGTGACTGGTGAAGAAGTACCATTCACTGCCGACGATAACGGCTTTGCAGATGGACAGACTGTATATGTATCGCTTGCGTCAAGCAACGGCGGTGTGTTCAGTACTGGAAACAATGGTGGCGCTTGTACAAGTGACTTTGATAAGACAAGCATTACTATTGCCAGCAACAAGAGCACTGCTTCATTCTGTTACAAGAATGATACAGCAGGTTCTGACACTATCACTGCAACATTCTCATCAGACGGTGAGACTGATGTGATCGTGACCTACGATGTCACGTTGGTTACAGCACCTGGTTACTTCTGTAAGGCAGAAGGTAACGAAGGTTTCCACAAGCAGACACTAAATCCAGCTGAAGCTCAGGAATTGCATGATGGTGATGATGCCGGTCTTATCGGACCTGGTGTCAATGAGCACAACATCATTCCACCGTTTGGCGATTTTCCTGGCTACAACTGGGACGCTGCGGGAGAGGCTATCTTTGGCAACGATTGTGTTGAGCCAGTGGTCATTGACGTGTGTCCAAACATCGACGGACCACAATCAGAGGTGCCAGCCGATCATCATATTGACCAGGCAGGTAACTGTGTAGAGGATCAACAGCCACCAGAGAAGGTGGATAACACCTGTCTCCTTCCAGATGGTGATTTTGAGGCGTTCACTCGTGGCCCGATCTTGTACCCAGCAGAAGATACTCTCGAGGAGATCTTTGCAGCCGCTGGCTATGGTTCAGTAGATGTAGACAACGAGCAGATGAGTACTGAGACTTGGTCTCTAGAGTCTCTTGATACTGACACAGTAACGCTAAAGGTGACTGTGCTTGGCAAGCAGGCTGGAAATACTCAGACCTTCGGGTATTACGCTGCTGGCAATACTGGAAGTTTTGTCTCACTGCTTTCGGTTCCGACTGCAGTCGTTGGAGACTCAGTGGAAGTTGAGATTCCAGGTCAGACTATTGGTTTCGGCCTTATGACCGTTGGCAACCCATCAGGTAGTTGGTACTCAGAATTCGACTTGAATTCAGGAGACCAAGATAATCTCGCGGTATACAACCCAGAGGAGAATGTATACCTCTTAGCTTTTGAAGATCGCCCAGAAAGTCATGAAGGTTATGACAATGATCACAACGACTTGGTACTGAAGGTTGAAGTACTTGAATGTACTGAAGGTCCTGGTGAATGTGTCCCAGAACGATACGTGTTTGCTGACAATGTTGGGTCTTCAAACCAAGGTCTTACTAAGGGTGGTGCAGCAGTAGCTGTAAATCGTTCAAACCCAGAAGATGCAACTGGTGATCCAGATTGGACCTCAGGCGGTAGCACTGGTTTCTACAGTCTCGGCTTTGGTGGTTGGATCATCGTTTCATTCGATAAGTACGTGGTAAACGTAGAAGGAAATGACTTGTCGATCCACGAAGCTACTAATGGCACCTATCCACTAGAAAAGGCACGTGTTGAGGTGAGTCAGAATGGCTCAGAGTGGCATGTGCTATCAGAAGAAGCTCACAATGACAGTTCAGAGGGTGGAGACGGCGTAACACTGCTTGATTTTGATGAGACAGGACTCTCATGGATCAAGTATGTCCTTATCACTGATACAACCGACCCATCACTTCATGGAAATGACGCAGACGGATTTGATCTCGACACTGTCGACGCTACCTACGTAGTATGTGACGAGCCAGAACCAGATCCAGAAATGATCGCGATCCATACTTACAAGGTGGTGTGTACCGATGAAGCAGACCTGCCAAACTGGAATACCGTGCAAAATGGTGCACCGACCATTACCGGCAACACAGCCGCTGATTGGGTAGCAGAGCACGACAGTTGTCGACTAGTAGAAGGTTGGCAGTTCCAGTGGGCGCCATACGGCACCAGTAACCCAGGTGACGCACTCTATGGTGCGGCTGGCGGTAACTGGTCAACACCATTTACTGGTACCACTAATATCCTCTTGTCTGATCTCAATGACCAGAACAAGCTCTGGATGCGAGAAGTGCTTGAAGAGGACTACATCCCATTCACCTTTGCTTCTGAAGGAAGTAAGAATATCAATGATGTTACAGCTGAATTCTACTGTCACCTCGATGGACTCAACTACGACAACTACGACCGTATTGATGGTGTAGAAGCTGATGGTGAGTACTACTGTGTCGCTTGGAATGCACCAGTAGAGCCAGATGTAGAATTCGGACCATACTGTGGAGACGGAGTTGTACAAGGCTGGGAGCAGTGTGACGAAGGTTCAGCTACTGACACCTGTACTGCGTACTGTACCAACCAATGTACAGACAACCTACAGCTCGTGAAGATCACTCTTGATCCACAGGCTCCTGAATCTGACAGTTTCGACGGTATGATCTACCTTGGTTCTGAGTCAAACCCGATCCCTAACGGAACTTGGTTCAACTTTGCTGAAGTTGGTGACGCTGCAGCTAATCACACTGCACTCGCAGCAACAGGTCTAGCGGTAGAACGTACTGCCACTGACCTTGTGTTGGCGGTAGAAGGTGGTAATGCAAACAATCACTTTGATTACGTCTTCGGTTCGATCGAGACCCTCGGTATTGACCTTGGTGCAGCTGATCGAAGCCCGATCACTGGTTGGCCACTTGAGAATACTGGTAGCTACGTAGACGTCTTTGACGTCGACGAAGATACTGACTCAGTAGACTTCAAGTTCTGGCTCACTACTGGTGACGATGCTGCTTCAGTAGCTGTAAACGCTGGTGAGGCATTCGATTGTCCAGAATGTAATGCAGAAGTAGAAGCACGTATCGTGCTTCAGGACGGTGAAGAGATCATGAACGGTGGTGAAGGTAACCTTCTTCCACAGGTGATCCTTGGTGATGGCTCAACGGTGCCATTTGGAGAGTGGTTCAAGCTTTCTGAGGCAAATCCTGGTCCATCAGCTACTTGGATCGATGATGCTGAGACAGTAACCAATTACCCAAGTCCAGCAGACCTCGACGGACTCTTTGTGAGCCGTGAGGGTAACGGACAGGTAAAGGTGGCGCTCTACGGCTTCCATAACCCTGGTGGTGATGTGAACTACGAGTCACTCCGTGCGACGATCGAGTTCAATGATGCTTCTGTCGCGTCTGCAGCCCAGATTCCAGGTGACTTCAAGCTTGAGAATCACCCAGAAGACGACCTTGTACTCTCAAACGACAACTTCGATTCATTCGCAGTTGCGGGAGATTCAATGTCAGTTGATTTTGACTTCTGGGTAGATACTGCTGCTGATGGTATTACCATTACCCTCGACGAGGATTCAGTTGCGACTTGTGACGAAGACACAGATCCAAAAGACCCAGAGCCAGATACCTTCATCATTGATGGTAAGAAGTATGGTGTAGATGGTGAAATCGCAACTGGTTTGGCTGGTTGGACCATTAACTTGACTGATGGTGATGAGATCATCATGAGTACTACTACTGATGAGACCGGATACTACTACTTTGTGGTTGAGGAAGGTTACTACGAGGTGCACGAGGCTATGCAGACCGACTGGGTGCAGGTAGAAGTCGACGAGAACGGTTATCCAGTAGATACAGACTCTGATCTTGAGCACTGTTCATTTGAGGTCTACGAGTATGACTACCTCTATGCTCGCGTGACCGAACAGCTTGTACAGGTCGCGCCAAACGGATACGACTGTGACTTCTACAACGAGTATGTGGGAGACGATGAGCCAGAAGATGTGCTTGGCTGTACTGATCCAGACGCATTGAACTATGTTGAAAATGCGACACTGGGTAACAAGGACGCTGAGAACTGCAACTACTCAGATGATGGCGATAATGAAGAAGAGCCAGGTGATCAAACTGGTACCCGAACCCGACGTCCTGCACCTGAAGGTCAGGTACTCGGCGCAACCACCCAGTGTCCATTCCTTGAGGACTATATGCAGATCGGTTGGGAGAATGATCCATGGGAGGTCACTAAGCTACAGCTCTTCCTCAGTGCTTTCCGCAGTCTCTTTGGTGGCGGTGAACAGCCAGTAACTGGTGTGTTCGACCGAACCACAGACGCAAACGTGAAGGCCTTCCAGGAGTACTTCCGTAGCGAAGTGCTTGATCCATGGTACGTGAAGGGAATTGTGCCGCATGACCAGCCAACTGGCTTTGTGTACAAGACCACACGATGGAAGATCAACGATATCATCTGTCCAGGCTGGGAAGCATACCCAAGCTTCGATGGTGAGAATCTACAGTCTAACGTAGATATCGACTAA